The Halotia branconii CENA392 region ACGAGTAGCATAAGAAAATTCCATGCTTTCATCTATATTTGCAGAGTTTCTACCTTTATTAGTAGATGTCATAATCGCTTACCTAGACTAAAACTTACTATTTAAATTTTCTCTCTACTAAAACTTTTTAACTCGACGCACAATTACTTCGGCTAGCATATTAACCACGAGTGTAATTACAAACAAAACTAAACCAGCATAAAATAACGAAGCTCTTTGTAAACCACTAGCTTCTGCAAATTGATTGGCTAGCAAAGAAGCAATTGTATTTGCAGGTGCAAGCACAGAAAAGTTTAAATCGTTGCTGTTACCAATTACCAATGTTACAGCCATTGTTTCTCCCAAGGCTCTACCCAATGCCAGCATAACTCCACCTACAATTCCCGAAAAAGCTGCTGGAATTAGAATGCTAAAAATTGTTTGCCAACGAGTTGAACCTACACCATAAGATCCCCAACGCAGTTCCGAAGGTAAAGAAGCCAGAGAATCGCGGGAAATGACTGTAATAATCGGTAAAACCATAATGGCTAAAATGACCCCAGCAGGTAGCATTCCTGGCCCTATATACCGACTAGAAAACAGAGGTATGTAACCAAAGTTATCGTGAAGCCAATTACCGATAGGTTGCAAAAATGGAATTAAGACGTAAATACCCCAAAGTCCATACACAATACTTGGAATAGCTGCCAATAACTCCACTAAAAAAGTGAGTACAGTCCGAATTGATAGTGGTAAAAAATTTTCACTTAAAATGATCGCACTGGCTAAACCAATTGGCACAGCTAAAAGCAGAGCAATTAATGAACTCAAAAGTGTTCCGTAAATCATCGGTAACACTCCATAAATATTTTCTACAGGGTTCCAAGCACCTTGAATGAGGAATTGTAAACCAAACTCTCGAATAGCAGGTATTGAATCTATAGCAACTTGTATGGCTATCCAAAGTAAGACTGCTGCAACAGCCAGAGCTAATATGCGCGTACCCCATAAAAAACTGTAATCTATTGTTTTTTCGGTCTGCGATCGCGCTGTTTGAGAATCTATTTGAGATTCGTCACTAGCTGTTAGAGTCATGGATTACCTCTATATATAAACTAAAGCTAACAATGTATTTTTTTAAATTAAAAAATATCAATAAAAAACAAATATTTCAGATAACTGTATTTATTCACACTTTAAAAATATGAGGAAGTAAATATAGCTACTTCATTATTTTATTTCACGTATTTTAATGATCAACACGTAAGTATTTTATAAGTTGATTGGCTAATGATTTTACAACTTACGATAGATTTAGTTTTAATAATTAAGCTGAAAGCTTCTCTCTTAAGGTTGAATTTTTATCAAATATATTTAATATAATTATTTATTAAACAAATCATAACCTTTAGTTTAATTTTATTTAATAGTGGATCAACATAATATTTAAACGTCTATCTATGAGGTATTTGGAAATACCCTTTCATTTTATGAATTTTATTATGTAAAACTAAACGCAAATCATACCAAATTGCATTTAGTGTATTTCAGCAACCCACTAGTTCTTCGATAACGCTGGCATTATTTGGCAATGCGCCTGTTAAGACTTCGCTACCTTCTGTCGTGACTAAAACATCATCTTCAATGCGGATGCCTCGCACATCAGCAAATTGAGATAAGCGCTGCCAATTTACTATGTTCTGATATTTTGAACGCAGATTCACATCATTTAAAATTGCTGGTACTTGATAAAAACCAGGCTCAATTGTCACTAACATTCCTGGACGCAAGGGACGATTTAAACGCAAGTAACCTAAGCCAAAGCGATCGCTCCTTGTCCGTCCTTCTTCATACCCTGCTAAATCACCCAAATCTTCCATATCATGAACGTCTAAACCTAATAGATGTCCGATACCGTGGGGGAAAAACAGCGCATGGGCATCCATTGCTACTAAGTCTTGGGGGTTGCCTTGTAAAATACCTAAATCTACTAAACCTTCAGCTATGACGGCAGCAGCTAGCAGATGAATATCTCCATACTCTATACCAGGGCATATTTTAGCAATGCAAGCATCATGAGCAGCCAACACGACATGATAAATGTCTTTTTGAGTCGGTGAAAATTTGCCAGAAACAGGCCAAGTACGGGTAACATCTGCTGCCCAGCCCATCTCAGTCTCTGCCCCCACATCGGCAAGTAGTAAGTCACCTGATTGTATAGGATGATGATATTGCTCGTTATGTAATACTTCGCCGTGGACAGTAACAATACTGTTGTAAGAAGTAGTCATATTATGGGCAATGATTACTTTTTCCATTGCTGCCCGAACTTCTGCTTCTATTTTGGCATTGGGTGTTGCTGCCATACCAGCTTTGTGGGCTGCGACAGTTACAGCAGCAGCCTTTCGCAACTCAACTAATGCCCCCGCATCATGGGTGAGGCGTAGAGTCACAATTGCCTTGACTAATTCTAAGTCAATTCCTTGGGGAGGATTTTGCGGTAAAATCCATCTGTTCAATAATTGCGATTGCTGTGTCCAAGTAGCAGCATCCTGGTTGGCAACTGTCGCTGCACCTTCTAGCCAGGACTCTAATTCTGTCATTGGTTTAGCAGTATCCGCCCCTATTGTCTCGGCTATTTCGTCACGCGTTGGCATTTCTCCATGCCAAAGGGCGCTGTTAGGTTGGGGATCATCCATGAATAGTTCAAGTTTGCCAGATTCTAGACGAATTGCTGCGTTTGGCAGTGGTAGCCCGGCAAAATAGAGAAAATGACTGCTAGCGCGAAAAGGAAAATGATTTGCAGGAAAATTTCGCGGACTGATGCTTCCTGACCAGAGAATTGCTGGAAAATCAATCAGGCTAGCTAATCGTTGCCGTCGGGAGTGTAGGATGTCAGCTAGTGAATTAAAAGTTTTGTGAATAATCATAAAATGAGACTCAAATCAAAAGTGATACTGCCTTTATTTAATCCTGATCATCGTCTTTTTCATCATCATTCCTGCGATCGCTTTCTTGTTCGTCATCATCCTCGTCATTTTGGTTAGACCGTTCGTTTGGTCTTTGTTCTTCGTTAGGAGTAAATGGCTGCTTTTCTTGGACACCGCAACTGACCAATCCTCCAGAAATGACTCCTAAGTTGATAACAGCCACAAGACTTGCGATGAATCTGCCCTTTGTGTTTAACATTAGCTCTAGCTTGGAGAAATTGTATGACTAATATCTAAGGTACAGCTATAGCTTCTTAATGATGCTAAATATAGTTGCGTAGATTTCTAACTTACTCTTGATAAGTATACAAAGTTGTAAATTTGCCGATTCAAATTCTAAGGTAAATCTATGGGACAAATCATTACTCAAGTTGATGCTTTCACTGATACACCTTTTGCGGGGAATCCTGCGGCTGTCTGTGTTTTGCCCATTGCTCAAGATGATAATTGGATGCAGAACGTAGCTCAAGAAATGAATTTATCTGAAACGGCTTTTTTAGTCAGACAGGATAATGGCTTTAATCTACGCTGGTTTACGCCAACGGTGGAAGTACCACTTTGTGGTCATGCAACCTTAGCTAGCGCCCATGTACTTTGGTCAGAAGGGCATTTATCCTCTGACGAAGAGGCGCGTTTCTTTACTAAAAGCGGAATACTGATCGCCAAAAATCAAGGTGAGTGGATTCAATTAGATTTTCCTGTGAATCATTCACGAGTAGTAACTGCTACCCCAGAACTCAGCGAAGCTTTGGGAATACCATACAAATCTGTTTTTCAGAACTCTTTAGGCTACTTAGTTGAGGTGGAGTCTGAAGATTTGGTGCGACAAATGCAGCCTAATTTTCAGCAAATGAAAACATTACCTATGGCGGATGTAATTGTCACAAGTCTGACTCGTCTTGATTCCCAATATGATTTCATTTCTCGCTTTTTTGCTCCAGGAGTAGGTATTAATGAAGACCCAGTAACTGGTGCTGCCCATTGCTGTCTTGCTCCTTTTTGGCGCGATCGCCTGGGCAAAGATGAGTTCTTGGCTTATCAAGCCTCTAGTCGCGGTGGAGTCGTGAAGGTGCGCTATAGCGGAGGCGATCGCGTTTATCTAGCTGGTCAAGCAGTCACTGTGATGCGAGGCGAATTAATTCATGCTTAATTATGAATGTTTGTAAATAACGGTTTAATTTGTGACTAAGTAAAAATTTATCACAGTAAAAGTTAGGAGTAATTGACAACTACCGAGTTTTAGGGAAATTAACTACCATGAAATTATTCTCCTATCCATTGAATTGGTTATTGTTAATTTTCTCCAGACAAAATGTTTTAGGGGATGTTTGCGATCGCTCTGCAACTGAATTGCAAATTACTGGAACTGAGAAGAATGAAATTTTAGTTGGTACTCGATACGCAGATACCCTCAATGGTGCAGCCGGAAACGACATATTAATAGGCAAAGCCGGAAACGACGATCTTAATGGCGGTGAGGGTAGGGATTGGCTATTTGGTGACGCTGGAAACGATACTTTACGGGGCGATCCTTTTGTTGACTTATCATTTCAGTCAGATAATCCTTATAAAGATGATTATGATTATCTTGAGAAACTCTACCGCCAAGGTCAGGATACTTTACTAGGTGGTTCTGGTAATGATTTCCTAGAAGGTGGTGCTGGTAACGATACCTTAATTGGTGGTATGGGGGATGATATTTTATGGGGTGGTTATAACGCTGAAGAAGGCCAATACGGTGACTACGAAAATAATAAGTTTTACAGTAGCGATCTCTTAATAGGCGGTTCTGGAAACGACACCTTACGCGGAGATTCTATTTGGACAGATATTTTATTCACAGATCAGCTACCCCAAACTGGAAACGACACACTTTATGGCGGTTCCGGAGATGATCTTTTGCAAGGTGCTTCAGGAGTGGACTATCTCTACGGCGGTTCTGGTAACGATACCCTAATTGCTGGTTATAATTATCTCGACCCAGGCACTTCACGTCAATATAGTGATGGTAATGACTTCCTTTATGGTGGTTCTGGTGATGATTACATTATTGCGAGTAGCGGTAATGACTTTATAGACGGAGGTGCAGGCAACGATACACTCAAAGGCGATGATAATACGCTTTACAATAGTGATGATACCTTAATTGGTGGCTCTGGGGACGATTTATTGGAAGGAAGTACCGGAAGTGATGTTTTAGATGGTGGTGCTGGTAATGATGTGCTAATTGGTGATATTACATTCTATTTTTCTTTTGAAACACCAGATATAGTTGACACCTTAACAGGTGGTGCAGGGGCAGACCAATTTATTCTGGGAGATGAATCTGGAAGTTTTTATGGTGTAGGGATAAGGCGTTCTGGTTCAGGAACAATTATCAACGAATACGCCATCATTACTGACTTTAACACTAACGAGGACGTTATCCAACTTGGTGGTGGCAGTCCATATTCAGACGATCCAGCTAAATATATTTTAGGTTCTTCTCCTGAAGGTTTACCACAAGGAACAGCGATATATCTGGATTCAGATACAGACAGACTAGTTGGGATTGTCCAAGGAGTTTCAAGTTTAAGTCTTGATCAAAACTATTTTCGTATCAGTGAATATACTTTTGATATTTGAATAGATTACAACAGCAAATCTTGCATTTGCAGATAGCGATAATACAGTAATACAAGAAGCGATCGCATTTATCTAATTACTCAAGCGGTAACTGTGATCCGGGGTGAACTAATTTATCAGGCACAATATTTAAGTAAGCCTATGTTTTAGTTCCAAAAATGCCAGCTAGACAAACAAATATTAGAACTGCGATCGCATCTTGTGATTGGCCTATCGAAAAATTACCTGGATTGAGTCAAGAAGAACAATTTAAATTACAAAACTGTGGTATTGCAACTACCAAAACCTTAGTCAAACAAGGTAATAGCCCAGCAGCGAGAATGGCATTAGCCAATAAACTACAAGTTCATTTACAGTATGTCAATAAATGGATAGCTTTAGCTGATCTAGCACGTATTCCTGGCGTGGGTACACAATATTGTGGTTTATTGCTTCATGCGGGTATTGCTTCTGTGGCACAGCTAGCTCAGACTCCCACTCACAGACTGCACCAACAAATTATGCGCTTACAGGTGGCAACAACGCAACGGCGAGATTTGTGTCCAGCGATTGAGTTAGTGCAACAATGGAGTCAACAAGCAAAAATATTGCTGAGTGCTAAGTAATTATTTCTCCCTGCCCCCTGCTCCCCTGCCCCCTGCCCTCTGCCCCCTGCCCTCTGCCCCCTGCCCTCTGCCCCCTGCCCCGGTTGTTGAGCGTAGTCGAAACACTGCCCCTCTGCTCACTCCTTAGCTAGCACACCATTCAAAAAAATATCAGCTAGTCCTTCTGCCATCTGCTGCATTTCTTGAGGGGAAGCGTCAGGTTCCATGAGGGTGTTGTCAGAAAACCCGGCGATCGCAAACATTCCTAAGAACACCTTGGCAACGAGTTTGGCATCAGCTTGACGATAAATGCCTTTATCCATCGCAGTTTGAAAGAATGCTTCGGCGACATCGGTCATTTTGTTAATGACTTCAATTTGAATGCGATCGCGTAAATCTGGATGAAACTGCACTTCCATGAAGCAGACTTTCATCAAATCAACATTTTTATTTAAATTCCACATCCGACGACGCATTACCTGAGCGACAGCTTTATAACTGCCCATTTCACTCAGTTCGGTGAGTAAATCTGTGAGAATATCTACCCAACCACTAGTCGCTACCTCTACCAAAATTGCCTTTTTATTAGGAAAATGTCGAAACAGCGTACCTTCTGCGACACCTGATGCTTCTGCTAATTCGCGAGTAGTAGTGCCATCAAATCCCTGAGAGGCAAACAACCTTTGTGCCGTCTGTAAAATACGAGTACGGGTTTGTACCTCTGAAGATGGGGGAGAATTAAAAACTCGCATAAAAGTTATTGTTATATATTCGGAACACTACTTGTAGCATTATTGTCTAACGTCAAGTACAAAAAGCATAGAAAGCTTAATACAAGATTAATGCCTTGTTGAGCAAACAGTTTATCTCTTAAGTTAGGAGAACTTTACTTTTATTGTCGCTTATGAATCAACCCAATTGTTCAATTTGGGATTTAGAATTGAGGATTTTGCATTGGTGCGATCGCACGTCTGTAATGTTGCGTCGGTTGTTAGCAGTGTCGATGGCAGTAGTAATTTTCTGGTGCGGAATAACTCCCAAAGTCTCGCTAGCACAAACTCAGACTGCATCTCCCACTCAAAGAACCACAACTCCAACCTTACCAGAACCAAGCTCCATTCAACCTTATCTAGATCGGGTAATCAAGGAGTTAACGGAGTTTAGTCTAGAAAATGGCATGAAGTTTATTGTCTTGGAACGACATCAAGCCCCTGTAGTTTCTTTTTTAACTTATGCGGATGTCGGTGGTGTAGACGAGCCAATTGGTAAAACAGGCGTGGCTCACTTTTTAGAGCATTTGGCATTCAAAGGCACGACACGCATCGGTACAAAAGATTACAAGGCAGAAAAACCGCTACTAGAGAAATTGCAGCAGTTAGATACTCAAATTAAAAAAGCAAAAGCCGATGGTCAAAAAGATCAGGTGACTCGGTTACAAGCTGAATTTGAGCAAGTGGAATTGCAAGCAGCCAAACTAGTCAAACAAAATGAACTAGGGCAAATTGTCGAACAAGCCGGAGGTGTAGGTTTAAATGCCAATACCTCAACAGAAGCCACCCGTTACTTTTACAGTTTTCCTGCTAATAAGTTGGAACTTTGGATGTCTCTGGAATCAGACCGATTTCTTAATCCTGTATTTCGGGAGTTTTATAAAGAGAAAGATGTCATTTTAGAAGAGCGACGGATGCGGGTAGAAAATTCACCCATCGGCTTGATGGTGGAGAAATTTATCGATACAGCTTACAAAGTCCATCCTTACAAACGTCCGGTAATTGGTTATGACGCAGATATCCGCAACCTCACACCAGATGATGTCAAGAAGTTTTTTGACAACTACTATGCACCCAGTAATTTAACGATCGCCATTGTTGGAGATGTTAACCCGGCTGAAGTGAAAAAACTAGCGCAAGTTTATTTTGGTCGCTTTCAGACAAAATCCAAAGCTGTAACTCAAATTCCGGTAGAACCACCACAAAAACAAACACGGGAAGTTACTTTACAATTGCCTTCTCAACCTTGGTATTTAGAAGGTTATCATCGTCCGGCGATTAACCATCCAGATAATGCGGTTTATGAAATTATTGGTAGTTTATTAAGTAATGGACGCACATCACGGCTATACAAATCTTTAGTAGAAGAGCAGCGCTTGGCATTAAATGCTCAAGGTTTCAGCGGGTTTCCAGGGGATAAATACCCTAATTTGATGTTGTTTTATGCTCTCACAGCTCCTGGTCACACGGTTGATCAGTTAGCAGTGGCTTTGCGCCAAGAAATTGAGAAACTCAAATCTGAACCTGTGACTATGACTGAATTGCAGCGGGTAAAAACCCAAGCACGGGCAAGTTTGTTACGCAGCCTCGATTCTAATATGGGGATGGCACAGCAATTGCTGGAATATGAGGTCAAAACTGGCTCTTGGCGGAATTTGTTTAAGCAATTAGATCAAATAGCGGCGGTGACAACTGCTGATATTCAGCGAGTGGCAAAGGAAACTTTTACAGCTGAAAATCGCACGATTGGCAAGTTGTTGTCGAAAGATAAATAAACCGCAAAGGCGCGGAGGGCGCAGAGGAAGAGAGATATGCAGAGGTATAAGGTGAAGGTGTTCAAAATCCAAAATGGTAAGCGGCTGATTTATGCATTGATTGCTGCTTTTGCTTGTTTGTTTGTCACGTTTGATTTTTCGCTGGCGGCGACGGCAGAGGCTAAGCATTATACAGAGTTGCAGTTTGCACCACTCCCAGAAATCAAGTTACCCAAGTATGAACGGTTTGTTTTACAAAACGGCTTGGTTGTGTATTTAATGGAAGATCACGAACTACCGTTAATAAATGGAACGGCGATAGTACGGACAGGTAGTCGCCTGGAACCATCAACAAAAGTTGGGTTGGCTGGGTTTACAGGCGAGGTGATGCGGACTGGTGGTACTCAGAAGCATTCGCCAGATCAACTTAATGAGATGTTAGAACAACGGGCGGCATCTGTAGAAACTAATATTGGTGAAACTTCAGGTAGTGCTAATTTTGAGGCACTCAGCGAAGATTTAGAAACGGTTTTTGGGCTGTTTGCTGAGGTGTTAAGGCAGCCTGTATTTGCTCAATCAAAGCTAGACTTGGCTAAGACACAAGCCAAGGGTGGTATTGCCCGCCGCAATGATGATCCTAATGAGATTGCTAGTCGGGAGTTTAAGAAGTTAATTTATGGCAAAGATAGCCCTTATGCTCGCACGGTAGAGTATGCCACAGTCGAGCAAGTCTCCCGTGAAGATTTGGTACAGTTCTACCAAAAATATTTTCATCCCAATAATATGATTTTGGGGATTGTAGGAGATTTTGACGCTCAGAAAATGCGATCGCTGATTCAAGCTAAGTTGGGCGATTGGCAGCGTAACCCTAAAATTACTAAACCCCAGTTGTCAGAAATATCGCCAGCTAAAACAGGTGGTGTCTTTGTGGTAAATCAGCCGCAACTAACTCAAAGCAGTGTACTGATTGGGCATTTAGGCGGACAGTTTAACAATCCCGACTATGCAGCGCTGGATGTATTGAATGGGGTATTAAATGGTTTTGGTGGACGCTTGTTTAATGAAGTGCGATCGCGTCAAGGTATAGCTTACTCTGTATATGGCCAATGGAGTCCCCGTTTTGATTATCCTGGCATGTTCATTGCTGGCGGACAAACACGCTCTGATGCAACTGTGCAGTTTGTCAAAGCCTTACAAACTGAAATTAAACGCACCCAAACTCAAAGAGTCACAGCCAAAGAACTAGCTTTTGCTAAAGAATCTACGCTTAATTCTTTTGTATTCAACTTTCAAGACCCTGCTCAAACTTTATCACGGTTGATGCGCTACGAATATTACGGCTACCCAGCTGATTTTCTATTTCGCTATCAAAAAGGCGTAGCTGCAACAACAGCGGCTGATGTGCAGCGAGTAGCCAAGCAATACCTCCAGCCAGAAAACCTAGTAACTTTAGTGGTGGGCAATCAAACTGCCATTCAACCACCATTAACACAGCTAGCCGCCCAAGTAACACCGATAGATGTGACTATTCCTGATTTGCAACCACAGGTAAAAAATTAACAGTTAACAGTTGACAGTCAAAAAACATATAGAAATAGTGGTTTGTCAACCCAAAAATGACAGGTGGAGGCAGGCAGGGGAAGCAGGGGGAGAAAAGAACTGGACTTTTTCACATTAACTTTGCAAAGTTGATGTGACAGAGTACTAGTATTTGATTTTTGAAAAAAACTCAGTACATCTCATATCTTTTCTTCTTTATTCCCTGTTGTCTGTTCCCCGCAATGCACTGAGTTTCTACTACTTCGACGTTAACTGGTTTAAATACACAACTATACGCTTTGACAACTGTTAACTGTTTACTGGTTTAATTGCGTCTCTATTTTTATGGAAGAACAAGTCAGACAATATAACTATTAATACTAGAAACTTTCATCATTAAAGGCAAAATTACCTTCTTTATGTCTTGAAAAATATCTCTAAAATCTTGAACTTATAAAATTACATTACATAATATTAGATAGTGATCTTAGATTTTTAGTCTAAGCCTGTATAGGACTTTTATCGTTACTACTGTGCTTGAGGAAACAAAAAATGTCGAAAATAATAATCTCTAACTTGTATTTTACTAGTGAAGGAAATCTACTTAATGATATCAGTTTTAAAGAAATGAAATCTGTGGAGGGTGGTTACGGTTATGGTTACGGTGACGTTTATGGTACCCAAAACACAAGTAGAGTGAGTAATACAACCAATACCACAAGTGCAAGTGAAGCTGTAACAAATACCCTTGGCAATGTAAATAATATTCTTGGTAATCTGAGTTCACAAATAGATCAAACAATGCTTAATCTACGGAGCCAATTTCAGCAATCAGGATTATTTTGATTACAATTTTTGACTTTTTTTTGCATTCTAAATTTAATGAGGCTCACATCCCCGACTTCTCAAAAAAGCCGGGGATCTTGTTGTTCACGAATGATTGATTTTTGCTTACTAAACTCAATAATCTGGTCGTTGTGTTTGAAAAGACAGAATTTTTGTGAATATAAGCTCAATAGCACAGGTTTTTAATCGATTTTATTAAAAATAAACTAATACCGATTCAATTGATGATTGCAAAAAATGTTTGGTCTAGACACTATTGGCAATGATTTAAAAATTATTAGCTCATAACTTTTGTAGAACAAAAGTATTAGATCTGTATTAATTAGGTTGCTATTTATAAGCCAATTTTACTATTAGTTTAAATTAATTTAATAAATGCAAATGAAAGGTTTAAAAAGACTCAAAGCAGTTATTTATGTCTTTTTAAACATACTTTTAAGCTTGACTTATTCAATTGTTATGAATAAAAATTGCAGTATCAGTTAAGCAAAGACAGCTTGATTGACTGCATACCTCACTTACTTAAAGCAAGGATTTTAGGAGTAAATTATGGCAACTATCGCTCTTTCTGAACTACACGCTGCTGGCTCACAATTATTTCAAGATTCTGAAAGTTTCCTCAATGAATTGAGCGATGTAGATTCCATTGTTGGTGGTACTTATAATTCCGTTAGCGATATGTCAGGATTGACAAAACTAGCTGAAGCTTGGGTTTATACTTATGGCATTGGTCATATTGCTTATATAGCTAAATCATTCAGCAGTGACGGATACGGATACTAAATAGCTTTGTAGGGAACCATAAAAGCTAAATGACATGA contains the following coding sequences:
- a CDS encoding M16 family metallopeptidase — protein: MQRYKVKVFKIQNGKRLIYALIAAFACLFVTFDFSLAATAEAKHYTELQFAPLPEIKLPKYERFVLQNGLVVYLMEDHELPLINGTAIVRTGSRLEPSTKVGLAGFTGEVMRTGGTQKHSPDQLNEMLEQRAASVETNIGETSGSANFEALSEDLETVFGLFAEVLRQPVFAQSKLDLAKTQAKGGIARRNDDPNEIASREFKKLIYGKDSPYARTVEYATVEQVSREDLVQFYQKYFHPNNMILGIVGDFDAQKMRSLIQAKLGDWQRNPKITKPQLSEISPAKTGGVFVVNQPQLTQSSVLIGHLGGQFNNPDYAALDVLNGVLNGFGGRLFNEVRSRQGIAYSVYGQWSPRFDYPGMFIAGGQTRSDATVQFVKALQTEIKRTQTQRVTAKELAFAKESTLNSFVFNFQDPAQTLSRLMRYEYYGYPADFLFRYQKGVAATTAADVQRVAKQYLQPENLVTLVVGNQTAIQPPLTQLAAQVTPIDVTIPDLQPQVKN
- a CDS encoding PhzF family phenazine biosynthesis protein — encoded protein: MGQIITQVDAFTDTPFAGNPAAVCVLPIAQDDNWMQNVAQEMNLSETAFLVRQDNGFNLRWFTPTVEVPLCGHATLASAHVLWSEGHLSSDEEARFFTKSGILIAKNQGEWIQLDFPVNHSRVVTATPELSEALGIPYKSVFQNSLGYLVEVESEDLVRQMQPNFQQMKTLPMADVIVTSLTRLDSQYDFISRFFAPGVGINEDPVTGAAHCCLAPFWRDRLGKDEFLAYQASSRGGVVKVRYSGGDRVYLAGQAVTVMRGELIHA
- a CDS encoding M16 family metallopeptidase, whose amino-acid sequence is MAVVIFWCGITPKVSLAQTQTASPTQRTTTPTLPEPSSIQPYLDRVIKELTEFSLENGMKFIVLERHQAPVVSFLTYADVGGVDEPIGKTGVAHFLEHLAFKGTTRIGTKDYKAEKPLLEKLQQLDTQIKKAKADGQKDQVTRLQAEFEQVELQAAKLVKQNELGQIVEQAGGVGLNANTSTEATRYFYSFPANKLELWMSLESDRFLNPVFREFYKEKDVILEERRMRVENSPIGLMVEKFIDTAYKVHPYKRPVIGYDADIRNLTPDDVKKFFDNYYAPSNLTIAIVGDVNPAEVKKLAQVYFGRFQTKSKAVTQIPVEPPQKQTREVTLQLPSQPWYLEGYHRPAINHPDNAVYEIIGSLLSNGRTSRLYKSLVEEQRLALNAQGFSGFPGDKYPNLMLFYALTAPGHTVDQLAVALRQEIEKLKSEPVTMTELQRVKTQARASLLRSLDSNMGMAQQLLEYEVKTGSWRNLFKQLDQIAAVTTADIQRVAKETFTAENRTIGKLLSKDK
- a CDS encoding DUF4332 domain-containing protein — its product is MPARQTNIRTAIASCDWPIEKLPGLSQEEQFKLQNCGIATTKTLVKQGNSPAARMALANKLQVHLQYVNKWIALADLARIPGVGTQYCGLLLHAGIASVAQLAQTPTHRLHQQIMRLQVATTQRRDLCPAIELVQQWSQQAKILLSAK
- a CDS encoding aminopeptidase P family protein, whose amino-acid sequence is MIIHKTFNSLADILHSRRQRLASLIDFPAILWSGSISPRNFPANHFPFRASSHFLYFAGLPLPNAAIRLESGKLELFMDDPQPNSALWHGEMPTRDEIAETIGADTAKPMTELESWLEGAATVANQDAATWTQQSQLLNRWILPQNPPQGIDLELVKAIVTLRLTHDAGALVELRKAAAVTVAAHKAGMAATPNAKIEAEVRAAMEKVIIAHNMTTSYNSIVTVHGEVLHNEQYHHPIQSGDLLLADVGAETEMGWAADVTRTWPVSGKFSPTQKDIYHVVLAAHDACIAKICPGIEYGDIHLLAAAVIAEGLVDLGILQGNPQDLVAMDAHALFFPHGIGHLLGLDVHDMEDLGDLAGYEEGRTRSDRFGLGYLRLNRPLRPGMLVTIEPGFYQVPAILNDVNLRSKYQNIVNWQRLSQFADVRGIRIEDDVLVTTEGSEVLTGALPNNASVIEELVGC
- the pstC gene encoding phosphate ABC transporter permease subunit PstC, with amino-acid sequence MTLTASDESQIDSQTARSQTEKTIDYSFLWGTRILALAVAAVLLWIAIQVAIDSIPAIREFGLQFLIQGAWNPVENIYGVLPMIYGTLLSSLIALLLAVPIGLASAIILSENFLPLSIRTVLTFLVELLAAIPSIVYGLWGIYVLIPFLQPIGNWLHDNFGYIPLFSSRYIGPGMLPAGVILAIMVLPIITVISRDSLASLPSELRWGSYGVGSTRWQTIFSILIPAAFSGIVGGVMLALGRALGETMAVTLVIGNSNDLNFSVLAPANTIASLLANQFAEASGLQRASLFYAGLVLFVITLVVNMLAEVIVRRVKKF
- a CDS encoding TetR/AcrR family transcriptional regulator; translation: MRVFNSPPSSEVQTRTRILQTAQRLFASQGFDGTTTRELAEASGVAEGTLFRHFPNKKAILVEVATSGWVDILTDLLTELSEMGSYKAVAQVMRRRMWNLNKNVDLMKVCFMEVQFHPDLRDRIQIEVINKMTDVAEAFFQTAMDKGIYRQADAKLVAKVFLGMFAIAGFSDNTLMEPDASPQEMQQMAEGLADIFLNGVLAKE
- a CDS encoding calcium-binding protein — translated: MKLFSYPLNWLLLIFSRQNVLGDVCDRSATELQITGTEKNEILVGTRYADTLNGAAGNDILIGKAGNDDLNGGEGRDWLFGDAGNDTLRGDPFVDLSFQSDNPYKDDYDYLEKLYRQGQDTLLGGSGNDFLEGGAGNDTLIGGMGDDILWGGYNAEEGQYGDYENNKFYSSDLLIGGSGNDTLRGDSIWTDILFTDQLPQTGNDTLYGGSGDDLLQGASGVDYLYGGSGNDTLIAGYNYLDPGTSRQYSDGNDFLYGGSGDDYIIASSGNDFIDGGAGNDTLKGDDNTLYNSDDTLIGGSGDDLLEGSTGSDVLDGGAGNDVLIGDITFYFSFETPDIVDTLTGGAGADQFILGDESGSFYGVGIRRSGSGTIINEYAIITDFNTNEDVIQLGGGSPYSDDPAKYILGSSPEGLPQGTAIYLDSDTDRLVGIVQGVSSLSLDQNYFRISEYTFDI